In one window of Cellulophaga sp. HaHa_2_95 DNA:
- a CDS encoding transglutaminase family protein, producing the protein MVLRISFNLLFELEVPTPFILMLRPRSNAAQWVEREEYKISPMIPVVEHTDIAGNLCQRLIAPSGNFSISTKAEVQVPDVVAVHFGAPFVEIQNLPDSILRYLLPSRYCESDRFNDLAVSITANELPGYNQVAAIESWLRNTISYIPGSSNFPISAVDVNYRQSGVCRDLAHLGIALCRSISIPARIVVGYLHNLKPMDMHAWFEVYVGGCWYTFDATQSDKKGGYVALGYGTDAADVAVFNQFGPGVVPLKQVVTVEKIAEEQEDFYTKF; encoded by the coding sequence ATGGTATTGCGAATTAGTTTTAATTTATTGTTTGAGTTAGAAGTACCTACGCCGTTTATATTAATGTTGCGCCCACGAAGTAATGCGGCACAATGGGTAGAACGTGAAGAATACAAAATTTCGCCCATGATACCGGTGGTTGAACATACAGATATTGCGGGTAACCTTTGTCAACGACTGATTGCTCCTTCGGGAAATTTCTCCATTAGTACTAAGGCAGAGGTACAAGTTCCAGATGTAGTTGCTGTTCATTTTGGAGCTCCGTTTGTAGAGATTCAAAATTTACCAGATTCAATCTTACGTTATTTATTACCGAGTAGGTATTGTGAATCAGATCGTTTTAATGATTTAGCGGTGTCTATTACAGCAAATGAATTACCAGGATATAATCAAGTTGCTGCTATTGAATCTTGGTTGCGGAATACAATCAGCTATATTCCAGGGAGCAGTAATTTTCCTATTTCCGCGGTAGATGTTAACTATCGACAATCTGGGGTTTGTAGAGACTTAGCCCATTTAGGCATTGCCTTATGCCGCAGTATAAGCATTCCTGCTCGTATTGTTGTGGGATATTTACATAATTTAAAACCGATGGATATGCATGCCTGGTTTGAAGTGTATGTAGGTGGATGCTGGTATACGTTTGATGCCACACAATCGGACAAAAAAGGAGGTTATGTTGCTTTAGGCTATGGTACCGATGCCGCAGATGTTGCCGTTTTTAATCAATTTGGTCCAGGTGTTGTTCCTTTAAAACAGGTAGTAACTGTTGAAAAAATAGCAGAAGAACAGGAAGATTTCTACACCAAATTTTAG